The DNA segment GTGCAAGGGCGCGACCGTCTCTGCAATGCCCTGCGCCAGCCAGTCCTGCCGATGACGCCAGAACAGCAACGGCAGGCGCAGACTCTGCAACGGTAACAGCCGCTGGGTCGGACGAATCTGGCTGGCATAATCGAGCGACTCGTGCAGCGCGGCGCAGGCCTGGCGCAAGTCGGCCAGGTCCGGCGACAACTCGGCATAGGCCAGGCGCTGGATCGGCCAATCCTGCTCCAGCCAGTGGCCAAACCCAGGATCACGCTCTGCCGGATGGCAGCAGTACAACAAGGTTGGCTCGCGCAGGCAGCACCAGCTGTGTGGGTAGCGGGCATGGAGCCGGGCGATCAACGGGTGGTGCAGCTCCAGCGGCTCACTCAGTTGCAGCAGCAGCGCCTGACGCGGCAGTTGCGGCTGCAGGCCCAACTGGCGGGCTTCGTCCACCAGGCTGTCAGGGCAGTCGCCCCATAACAGCCGGGCCAGCAATTGCTCGCTGCGTTGTTGACGCCATTGCCGGTCGCTCTGCTGGCGGCGCTGCTCCATCAGCATTTCGGCGGTCATTTTCACCAACTCGCCGTAGACCCGGACCCGCTCCGGGTCACCCGTGATGCCCAATACCCCGACCAATTGATGGTCGAGCATCAGCGGTAGATTAACGCCCGGCTTCACCCCACCCAGGCGGCTGGCCGCGTCGCTGTCGATTTCCACCGTCTGGCGGCTGGCCAGAACTTGTTGCGCGCCTTCATGGCGGGTACTGATGCGCTCGGGGTCACCACTGCCAATGATGATGCCCAGATAATCCATGACATTGACGTTATGCGGCAAAATCGCCATGGCCCGGTCGACAATGTCTTGGGCCAGGGCGCGATCAAGGGCGAACATGGCAGACTCCAGAATGGCACCTACCAGAACGGCACCAAGGGGTAGATACATTTTGTTGAATTTATTTCTGCCAATGAGTGTGCCTGAAACTGGAGCCCTGCGCGAAGGGCGTGGCACAGTCGCGGTTGCACACCGCCCTGTTGAAGGTTGCCTGCCTTGATCCACTCTCACCTGCCCATTGTGCTTTGCGCCCTGGCGCTGCAGGCTTGCGCCTCCCGGCTCGACGAGCCGCCGGCGACCGGCTTCGACAGCTACCGCCAGCAGACCCTGCAACTGATCGAAAACCACCGGGTGTTCCAGACCGCCGACCGCACCGCCGAGCTGAACTGGAACGCTCCGCAACAGTGGCGCCCGAACGGCACGCCCAAAGGCGGTGTGCTGCTGGTGCACGGCCTGGGCGATTCTCCCTGGTCGTTCCACGACATTGGCCGCACCCTGGCCGATCAGGGCTACATCGTGCGCACGGTGCTGCTGCCCGGCCACGGCACCCGCCC comes from the Pseudomonas sp. StFLB209 genome and includes:
- a CDS encoding sugar diacid recognition domain-containing protein: MFALDRALAQDIVDRAMAILPHNVNVMDYLGIIIGSGDPERISTRHEGAQQVLASRQTVEIDSDAASRLGGVKPGVNLPLMLDHQLVGVLGITGDPERVRVYGELVKMTAEMLMEQRRQQSDRQWRQQRSEQLLARLLWGDCPDSLVDEARQLGLQPQLPRQALLLQLSEPLELHHPLIARLHARYPHSWCCLREPTLLYCCHPAERDPGFGHWLEQDWPIQRLAYAELSPDLADLRQACAALHESLDYASQIRPTQRLLPLQSLRLPLLFWRHRQDWLAQGIAETVAPLHEQPALLDTLDRWFEHSGESQVCAEALGIHRNSLRYRLDKIAELTGCDPYRTHDLLRLYLGRQVQVLCK